In a single window of the Streptomyces sp. NBC_00094 genome:
- a CDS encoding glycoside hydrolase family 3 protein, which yields MTTLVHGSDTLTRDALTVLQPGFVGTTAPDWLRRHIGEGLSSVGLFGRNIVSPDQLAALTAQLRAERDDVLVAIDEEGGDVTRLEVKEGSSFPGSYALGSVDDVELTRAVARELGRRLARCGVDLNWAPSADVNSNAENPVIGVRSFGPDPDLVARHTVAYVDGLQGVGVAACTKHFPGHGDTNVDSHDALPRIDVDLATLHARELVPFRAAIAAGTKAVMSAHILLSALDPHRPATLSPQILTGLLRQELGFDGLIVTDGMEMQAVAATYGIERGSVLAIAAGADAICVGGGLCDEDTVLRLRDALVDAVRTGELPEERLADAAARVRALAAWTQSHRARGAESVSGAAVQEGTAPGADIGLVAARRALKVTRGERPYAPVASAPYVASFTPVANFAVGDETPWGIAAELERLLPGTETGSYAEASVDAVLAAAGERRIVAVVRDAHRHPWMTEALDGLLAARPDTVVVEMGLNEAEPRGALHIATHGAARVCGRAAAEAVVGTGS from the coding sequence ATGACCACTCTCGTACACGGCTCGGACACCCTGACCCGGGACGCGCTCACGGTGCTGCAGCCCGGCTTCGTCGGCACCACCGCCCCCGACTGGCTGCGCCGCCACATCGGCGAGGGGCTGTCGTCGGTCGGTCTCTTCGGCCGGAACATCGTCAGCCCGGATCAGCTCGCCGCGCTCACCGCGCAGCTGCGCGCCGAGCGGGACGACGTCCTCGTCGCCATCGACGAGGAGGGCGGTGACGTCACCCGCCTGGAGGTCAAGGAGGGCTCGTCCTTCCCCGGCAGCTACGCGCTCGGCAGCGTCGACGACGTCGAGCTCACCCGGGCCGTGGCCCGCGAGCTCGGCCGCCGGCTGGCCCGGTGCGGCGTCGACCTCAACTGGGCGCCCTCGGCGGACGTCAACTCCAACGCCGAGAACCCGGTCATCGGCGTCCGGTCCTTCGGACCGGACCCGGACCTGGTCGCCCGGCACACCGTGGCGTACGTCGACGGCCTCCAGGGCGTCGGGGTCGCGGCCTGCACGAAGCACTTCCCGGGACACGGCGACACCAACGTCGACTCGCACGACGCGCTGCCCCGGATCGATGTGGACCTCGCCACACTGCACGCCCGTGAGCTGGTACCTTTCCGCGCCGCCATCGCCGCGGGTACCAAAGCGGTCATGAGTGCGCATATTCTGCTTTCCGCGCTCGACCCGCACCGCCCGGCCACCCTGAGCCCGCAGATCCTCACCGGTCTGCTGCGCCAGGAGCTGGGCTTCGACGGGCTGATCGTCACCGACGGCATGGAGATGCAGGCCGTCGCGGCGACGTACGGCATCGAGCGTGGATCCGTCCTCGCGATCGCCGCGGGCGCCGACGCCATCTGCGTCGGCGGCGGGCTGTGCGACGAGGACACCGTACTGCGACTGCGCGACGCGCTGGTCGACGCGGTACGGACCGGTGAACTGCCCGAGGAGCGGCTGGCCGACGCCGCGGCGCGCGTGCGCGCCCTGGCGGCCTGGACCCAGTCGCACCGGGCCAGGGGGGCTGAATCGGTGTCGGGCGCGGCAGTGCAGGAGGGGACCGCGCCCGGCGCCGACATCGGACTCGTGGCGGCCCGCCGGGCCCTGAAGGTGACCCGGGGAGAGCGGCCGTACGCACCGGTGGCCAGCGCTCCCTACGTGGCCTCCTTCACCCCGGTCGCGAACTTCGCGGTCGGCGACGAGACGCCCTGGGGCATCGCGGCGGAGCTGGAGCGCCTGCTGCCCGGCACGGAGACCGGCTCCTACGCCGAGGCCTCCGTGGACGCCGTCCTCGCGGCGGCGGGGGAGCGCCGGATCGTCGCGGTCGTACGCGACGCCCACCGCCACCCGTGGATGACCGAGGCCCTGGACGGCCTCCTCGCGGCCCGCCCCGACACCGTCGTGGTCGAGATGGGCCTCAACGAGGCGGAGCCCCGTGGGGCCCTGCACATCGCCACGCACGGTGCGGCCCGCGTCTGCGGCCGCGCGGCCGCCGAGGCCGTGGTCGGCACCGGCTCCTGA
- a CDS encoding diacylglycerol kinase family protein yields MRALLVVNPAATTTSARTRDVLIHALASEMKLEAVTTEYRGHARDLGRRAADSGNIDLVVALGGDGTVNEVVNGLLHGGPDPDRLPGLAVVPGGSTNVFARALGLPNDAVEATGALLDALRERRARTVSLGLAAGTPGTEDEAVPSRWFTFCAGLGFDASVIGRVEQQRERGKRSTHALYLRQVFRQFLEEPNRRHGTITLQRPGAEPVEDLVLSIICNTSPWTYLGNRPVYASPEASFETALDVLGLSRLSTPAVARYATQLLTSTPERGPRGKHAVTLHDLTDFTLHSKVPLPLQMDGDHLGLRTSVTFTGVRRALRVIV; encoded by the coding sequence ATGCGCGCACTTCTCGTGGTCAATCCGGCAGCCACCACCACCAGTGCCCGCACCCGTGACGTGCTCATCCACGCGCTGGCGAGCGAGATGAAGCTGGAGGCGGTCACCACCGAGTACCGCGGGCACGCACGTGACCTGGGGCGGCGCGCCGCCGACTCGGGGAACATCGACCTCGTCGTGGCCCTCGGCGGCGACGGCACGGTCAACGAGGTCGTCAACGGACTGCTGCACGGCGGCCCCGATCCGGACCGGCTTCCGGGGCTCGCGGTCGTGCCCGGCGGTTCGACCAACGTCTTCGCCCGCGCGCTCGGACTGCCGAACGACGCCGTGGAGGCGACCGGCGCCCTGCTCGACGCGCTCCGTGAGCGGCGGGCACGCACAGTGAGCCTCGGGCTCGCGGCGGGAACGCCGGGCACCGAGGACGAAGCGGTGCCGTCACGCTGGTTCACCTTCTGCGCCGGCCTCGGATTCGACGCGAGCGTCATCGGCCGAGTCGAACAGCAGAGGGAGCGCGGAAAGAGATCCACGCACGCCCTCTATCTGCGCCAGGTGTTCCGACAGTTCCTGGAGGAACCGAACCGGCGGCACGGCACGATCACCCTGCAACGCCCCGGCGCCGAGCCGGTCGAGGACCTCGTCCTCTCCATAATCTGCAACACCTCCCCCTGGACCTACCTGGGCAATCGTCCGGTGTACGCGTCCCCGGAGGCGTCCTTCGAGACCGCTCTCGACGTGCTCGGACTGAGCCGTCTCTCCACCCCGGCGGTGGCCCGATACGCCACTCAGCTGCTCACTTCCACGCCGGAGCGAGGGCCCCGCGGCAAGCACGCCGTAACTCTGCACGACCTGACCGACTTCACCTTGCATTCCAAGGTTCCCCTCCCCCTCCAGATGGACGGAGACCACCTCGGACTGCGTACGAGCGTGACGTTCACAGGCGTACGTCGTGCACTGCGTGTGATTGTGTGA
- a CDS encoding carbohydrate ABC transporter permease has protein sequence MRTRKPLTVGTVAKNVSALVIAVVFVFPVYWMFSSSLKPQHEIMTKDPVFVFSPTFENYTTATGVDLFWTYVQNSLLVTVGAVLLALVVALAASFAIARMKFKGRKGIVLIVMLAQMAPWEVMVIAMYMISRENDMLNSIPMLTLVYFVMVLPFTIWTLRGFIAAVPVELEEAAQIDGCTRGQAFRKVIFPLLAPGLMSTSLFGFITAWNEFAMILMLNKDKESQTLTLWLTQFQTAFGSDWGATMAASTLFALPVLIVFLFLQRKAVGGMTAGAVKG, from the coding sequence CTGCGTACCAGGAAGCCGCTCACGGTCGGCACGGTCGCCAAGAACGTCAGCGCCCTCGTGATCGCGGTGGTGTTCGTCTTCCCCGTGTACTGGATGTTCTCGTCCTCGCTGAAGCCGCAGCACGAGATCATGACGAAGGACCCTGTCTTCGTCTTCTCCCCGACGTTCGAGAACTACACGACCGCGACGGGCGTCGACCTGTTCTGGACGTACGTCCAGAACAGCCTCCTCGTCACCGTCGGCGCCGTGCTGCTCGCCCTCGTCGTGGCCCTGGCCGCGAGCTTCGCGATCGCCCGCATGAAGTTCAAGGGACGCAAGGGCATCGTCCTGATCGTGATGCTGGCGCAGATGGCCCCCTGGGAGGTCATGGTCATCGCGATGTACATGATCTCGCGTGAGAACGACATGCTGAACAGCATCCCGATGCTCACGCTCGTCTACTTCGTGATGGTCCTTCCCTTCACCATCTGGACCCTGCGCGGCTTCATCGCCGCCGTCCCGGTCGAGCTGGAGGAAGCCGCCCAGATCGACGGCTGCACCCGGGGCCAGGCCTTCCGCAAGGTGATCTTCCCGCTCCTCGCCCCCGGCCTGATGTCGACCTCGCTCTTCGGCTTCATCACGGCGTGGAACGAGTTCGCGATGATCCTCATGCTGAACAAGGACAAGGAGTCGCAGACCCTGACGCTCTGGCTGACCCAGTTCCAGACCGCGTTCGGCAGCGACTGGGGCGCCACCATGGCCGCCTCCACGCTCTTCGCCCTGCCCGTGCTCATCGTGTTCCTCTTCCTCCAGCGCAAGGCCGTCGGCGGCATGACCGCCGGCGCGGTGAAGGGATAA
- a CDS encoding RNA polymerase sigma factor SigF: MRSGDATAGIPEQQARPHEVATEQADQMSEHEQHHAVPGTRGASEGPETAEAAGGTETPGVTEAAEAAEAAEANEVTGISEETKAADAADAVEAAAETDQGDEADDAPEAHVPAPNDRSGARALFVELRELPEGSAEKAELRNRLVRMHLPLVEHLARRFRNRGEPLDDLTQVATIGLIKSVDRFDPERGVEFSTYATPTVVGEIKRHFRDKGWAVRVPRRLQELRLSLTTATAELSQQHGRSPTVHELAERLGISEEEVLEGLESANAYSTLSLDVPDTDDESPAVADTLGAEDEALEGVEYRESLKPLLEDLPPREKRILLLRFFGNMTQSQIAQEVGISQMHVSRLLARTLASLREKLLVEE, from the coding sequence GTGAGGAGCGGGGACGCGACGGCCGGCATCCCTGAGCAGCAGGCGCGGCCGCATGAGGTCGCTACGGAGCAGGCGGACCAGATGAGCGAGCACGAGCAGCACCACGCGGTTCCCGGGACACGCGGCGCCTCGGAGGGCCCCGAGACCGCCGAGGCAGCCGGGGGCACCGAGACTCCCGGGGTCACTGAGGCAGCTGAGGCCGCTGAGGCCGCTGAAGCCAACGAGGTCACCGGGATCTCCGAGGAGACCAAGGCGGCCGACGCGGCCGACGCGGTCGAGGCCGCGGCGGAGACCGACCAGGGCGACGAAGCCGACGACGCCCCGGAAGCCCACGTCCCGGCCCCGAACGACCGGAGCGGCGCCCGCGCCCTCTTCGTGGAACTGCGCGAGCTGCCGGAAGGCTCCGCGGAGAAGGCGGAGCTGCGCAACCGGCTGGTCCGGATGCACCTGCCGCTGGTGGAGCACCTGGCCCGGCGCTTCCGCAACCGCGGCGAGCCGCTGGACGACCTGACGCAGGTCGCGACGATCGGTCTCATCAAGTCGGTGGACCGGTTCGACCCGGAGCGCGGGGTCGAGTTCTCGACGTACGCGACCCCGACGGTCGTCGGCGAGATCAAGCGCCACTTCCGCGACAAGGGGTGGGCGGTCCGCGTGCCGCGCCGCCTCCAGGAGCTGCGGCTCTCGCTGACCACGGCGACGGCGGAGCTCTCCCAGCAGCACGGCCGCTCCCCGACCGTGCACGAGCTGGCAGAGCGGCTCGGGATCTCGGAGGAGGAGGTCCTGGAGGGTCTGGAGTCGGCGAACGCCTACTCGACGCTCTCCCTGGACGTCCCGGACACGGACGACGAGTCGCCGGCCGTGGCGGACACGCTGGGCGCGGAGGACGAGGCCCTGGAGGGGGTCGAGTACCGCGAGTCCCTCAAGCCGCTCCTGGAGGACCTGCCGCCCCGCGAGAAGCGGATCCTGCTGCTGCGTTTCTTCGGGAACATGACGCAGTCGCAGATCGCGCAGGAGGTCGGCATCTCGCAGATGCACGTTTCTCGGCTGCTGGCTCGGACCCTGGCGTCGCTTCGGGAGAAACTTCTGGTGGAGGAGTAG
- a CDS encoding carbohydrate ABC transporter permease: protein MTVDSQGTASAAPQDAPGRAAGKSQTPPSPSGSKEVLQPSRGRRSLPSGLLPYLLVAPALLSMAVLLLYPLVRNVILSFQSINRKEFITRETVWTGFDNYTDLLSDPEFWTVVVRSIVFTAVNVALIMAIGTGIGLLLNRLGKKMRLVLSLALMFAWAMPIVASVTVFRWLFDEQFGVVNWLMRTLGFSGYEQHNWFETGFSTLVIILILLVWGSVPFVALNMYAALTTVGSELYEAAKMDGASGWRTFWAVVFPNLKSFFMITTFLEIIWIFKAFAQVYAMNQGGPDRGSETLPVFAYIEGVGQFHYGVAAAISVLTIVMLIAVMSFYFRLILKQEEEL from the coding sequence ATGACCGTGGACTCCCAGGGGACGGCCAGCGCCGCTCCTCAGGACGCGCCCGGGAGGGCGGCAGGGAAGTCTCAGACTCCGCCATCCCCTTCCGGCTCGAAGGAAGTCCTTCAGCCCTCGCGCGGCAGACGCTCCCTGCCGAGTGGGCTGCTGCCCTATCTGCTTGTCGCGCCGGCCCTGCTGTCCATGGCGGTGCTCCTGCTCTACCCGCTGGTCCGCAATGTGATCCTCTCCTTCCAGTCGATCAACCGGAAGGAATTCATCACCCGCGAGACGGTCTGGACCGGCTTCGACAACTACACGGACCTCCTGAGCGACCCGGAGTTCTGGACGGTCGTCGTCCGAAGCATCGTCTTCACCGCCGTCAACGTGGCCCTGATCATGGCCATCGGCACGGGCATCGGCCTCCTGCTGAACCGCCTCGGCAAGAAGATGCGACTGGTCCTCTCGCTGGCCCTGATGTTCGCCTGGGCCATGCCGATCGTCGCCTCGGTCACCGTCTTCCGCTGGCTCTTCGACGAGCAGTTCGGCGTCGTCAACTGGCTCATGCGCACGCTCGGCTTCTCGGGCTACGAGCAGCACAACTGGTTCGAGACGGGCTTCTCCACCCTCGTCATCATCCTGATCCTGCTCGTCTGGGGCTCCGTCCCCTTCGTCGCCCTCAACATGTACGCCGCCCTGACCACCGTCGGGTCCGAGCTGTACGAGGCCGCCAAGATGGACGGCGCGAGCGGCTGGCGGACCTTCTGGGCCGTCGTCTTCCCGAACCTGAAGTCCTTCTTCATGATCACCACGTTCCTGGAGATCATCTGGATCTTCAAGGCGTTCGCCCAGGTCTACGCCATGAACCAGGGCGGCCCCGACCGCGGCTCCGAGACCCTCCCGGTCTTCGCCTACATCGAGGGTGTCGGCCAGTTCCACTACGGTGTCGCCGCCGCCATCTCCGTCCTGACGATCGTGATGCTCATCGCGGTCATGTCCTTCTACTTCCGCCTGATCCTGAAGCAGGAGGAGGAGCTGTGA
- a CDS encoding UBP-type zinc finger domain-containing protein: protein MSECPHVAEMPRPEPAPLAVTCPECLADGTHPVQLRLCLSCGHVGCCDSSAGQHATGHFSSTGHPVMRTFEPGEAWRWCFVDASIV, encoded by the coding sequence ATGAGCGAGTGCCCACACGTTGCCGAAATGCCGCGCCCCGAACCGGCGCCGCTGGCCGTCACCTGCCCGGAGTGCCTGGCGGACGGGACGCATCCGGTCCAGCTGCGGCTCTGCCTGAGCTGCGGGCACGTCGGCTGCTGCGACTCGTCGGCGGGGCAGCACGCGACGGGGCACTTCTCCTCGACCGGGCACCCGGTGATGCGCACCTTCGAGCCGGGCGAGGCCTGGCGCTGGTGCTTCGTGGACGCCTCGATCGTCTGA
- a CDS encoding WhiB family transcriptional regulator, which translates to MDWRHNAVCREEDPELFFPIGNTGPALLQIEEAKAVCRRCPVMEQCLQWALESGQDSGVWGGLSEDERRAMKRRAARNRARNASA; encoded by the coding sequence ATGGACTGGCGTCACAACGCCGTTTGTCGTGAGGAAGACCCCGAGCTGTTCTTCCCCATCGGCAACACCGGTCCTGCGCTGCTGCAGATCGAGGAAGCCAAGGCCGTCTGCCGCCGCTGCCCCGTCATGGAGCAGTGCCTGCAGTGGGCGCTCGAGTCCGGCCAGGACTCCGGCGTCTGGGGTGGCCTCAGCGAGGACGAGCGCCGCGCAATGAAGCGCCGTGCCGCTCGCAACCGGGCGCGTAACGCCAGCGCCTGA
- a CDS encoding extracellular solute-binding protein — translation MKRKLIAAIGVAGMMVSIAACGSDSDKKETTGGKPAAGGDKSLTVWVMDGSAPDAWMAEVNKAFEAKHPGVKVKVEKQIWNGIQEKVTTALSEDTPPDVLELGNTQTAGYAVTGGLADLTADKAALGYDGWNKGMTASSELDGKLYSAPWYAANRVVIYDKAAYKKAGVTPPKTRAEWIEGLKKLKASDPKGQAIYLPGQSWYVLAGLIWDEGSDLAVKDGDKWKGNLSSPEAVNAMNFYKELASYSTAPKDKDEATPQQSTDVIPKGGVASWIGLGWEAGGAIDAMKKAGKTADFGYFPIPGKTADKPGSVFFGGSNLAISERSKNKDLAKEWLALAAGKDFMAKYATATEGALLPNNDAAQFKPAAGSFAESMALAAPVGKITPVTPGWANVETAPNPIKDFMTKVLKGEDAKTAGEAADKVINERINQQ, via the coding sequence GTGAAGCGCAAGCTCATCGCGGCGATCGGCGTCGCGGGCATGATGGTCTCTATCGCTGCGTGTGGTTCTGACAGCGACAAGAAGGAGACCACCGGCGGCAAGCCGGCGGCCGGTGGCGACAAGTCCCTGACCGTCTGGGTCATGGACGGCTCCGCTCCGGACGCCTGGATGGCCGAGGTCAACAAGGCGTTCGAGGCCAAGCACCCGGGCGTCAAGGTCAAGGTCGAGAAGCAGATCTGGAACGGCATCCAGGAGAAGGTCACCACCGCTCTCTCCGAGGACACCCCGCCGGACGTTCTGGAGCTCGGCAACACCCAGACCGCCGGTTACGCGGTCACCGGCGGTCTCGCCGACCTGACGGCCGACAAGGCCGCGCTCGGCTACGACGGCTGGAACAAGGGCATGACCGCCTCCAGCGAGCTGGACGGCAAGCTCTACTCCGCCCCGTGGTACGCCGCCAACCGCGTCGTCATCTACGACAAGGCCGCTTACAAGAAGGCCGGCGTCACCCCGCCCAAGACCCGCGCCGAGTGGATCGAGGGTCTGAAGAAGCTCAAGGCGTCCGACCCCAAGGGCCAGGCGATCTACCTGCCCGGTCAGAGCTGGTACGTCCTCGCCGGTCTCATCTGGGACGAGGGCAGCGACCTGGCGGTCAAGGACGGCGACAAGTGGAAGGGCAACCTGTCCTCCCCCGAGGCCGTCAACGCCATGAACTTCTACAAGGAGCTGGCGTCCTACTCCACCGCTCCGAAGGACAAGGACGAGGCGACCCCGCAGCAGTCCACCGACGTCATCCCCAAGGGTGGCGTGGCGTCCTGGATCGGTCTCGGCTGGGAGGCCGGTGGCGCGATCGACGCCATGAAGAAGGCCGGCAAGACGGCCGACTTCGGCTACTTCCCGATCCCGGGCAAGACCGCTGACAAGCCGGGCTCCGTCTTCTTCGGTGGCTCGAACCTCGCCATCTCCGAGCGTTCCAAGAACAAGGACCTCGCGAAGGAGTGGCTGGCCCTCGCCGCCGGCAAGGACTTCATGGCGAAGTACGCCACCGCCACCGAGGGTGCGCTGCTTCCCAACAACGACGCCGCGCAGTTCAAGCCGGCCGCCGGGTCCTTCGCCGAGTCCATGGCCCTCGCGGCCCCGGTCGGCAAGATCACCCCGGTGACCCCGGGCTGGGCGAACGTCGAGACCGCTCCGAACCCGATCAAGGACTTCATGACCAAGGTCCTGAAGGGCGAGGACGCGAAGACCGCCGGCGAGGCGGCCGACAAGGTCATCAACGAGCGCATCAACCAGCAGTAA
- the nagB gene encoding glucosamine-6-phosphate deaminase, with product MEVVIVKDAKAGGELIADGIAGLLRRKPDALLGVATGSTPIPIYDALIAQVAAGSVDASRARIAQLDEYVGLPAGHPESYRSTVLRQVVEPLGLSPEAFMGPDGSAEDVQAACEAYDKALTEAGGVDLQILGIGTDGHIGFNEPCSSLASRTRIKTLTEQTRVDNARFFDNDIEQVPHHVITQGIGTILEARHLVLLATGEGKAEAVAQTVEGPVAALVPASALQLHPHATVVVDEAAASKLKLADYFRHTFAAKPAWQGI from the coding sequence GTGGAAGTTGTCATCGTCAAGGACGCCAAGGCGGGCGGCGAGCTCATCGCGGACGGCATCGCCGGCCTCCTGCGCCGCAAGCCCGACGCGCTGCTCGGCGTGGCCACGGGTTCGACTCCGATCCCGATCTACGACGCCCTGATCGCCCAGGTCGCGGCCGGTTCCGTGGACGCCTCGCGGGCCCGCATCGCGCAGCTGGACGAGTACGTCGGCCTGCCGGCCGGGCACCCGGAGTCGTACCGCTCCACCGTGCTCCGCCAGGTCGTCGAGCCGCTCGGGCTCTCCCCGGAGGCCTTCATGGGCCCCGACGGCTCCGCCGAGGACGTCCAGGCGGCCTGCGAGGCGTACGACAAGGCGCTGACCGAGGCCGGCGGTGTGGACCTGCAGATCCTCGGCATCGGCACCGACGGGCACATCGGCTTCAACGAGCCGTGCTCCTCGCTCGCCTCCCGCACCCGGATCAAGACGCTCACCGAGCAGACCCGGGTGGACAACGCGCGCTTCTTCGACAACGACATCGAGCAGGTGCCGCACCACGTCATCACCCAGGGCATCGGCACCATCCTGGAGGCCCGCCACCTGGTGCTGCTCGCCACCGGCGAGGGCAAGGCCGAGGCAGTGGCGCAGACCGTCGAGGGTCCGGTCGCGGCCCTCGTGCCGGCCTCCGCGCTCCAGCTGCACCCGCACGCCACGGTCGTCGTGGACGAGGCCGCCGCCTCCAAGCTGAAGCTCGCGGACTACTTCCGCCACACCTTCGCCGCCAAGCCGGCCTGGCAGGGCATCTGA
- a CDS encoding anti-sigma regulatory factor yields the protein MSQITGEPGTQDFVEVRLPAAGAYLSVLRTATAGLAARLDFTLDEIEDLRIAVDEACAILLQQAVPGSVLSCVFRLVDDSLDVTVSAPTTDGRAPERDTFAWTVLSALAGKVESSVADDRTVSISLYKQRGAGPGPA from the coding sequence GTGTCCCAGATCACAGGCGAGCCCGGGACCCAGGACTTCGTGGAAGTCCGGCTGCCCGCTGCGGGTGCCTATCTGTCCGTGCTGCGTACGGCCACGGCCGGCCTCGCGGCGCGCTTGGACTTCACCCTCGACGAGATCGAGGACTTGCGGATCGCGGTCGACGAGGCCTGCGCCATCCTGCTCCAGCAGGCCGTGCCGGGATCCGTCCTCAGCTGTGTCTTCCGGCTGGTCGACGACTCGCTGGACGTGACGGTCTCCGCTCCAACGACCGACGGCCGGGCGCCGGAGCGGGACACCTTCGCCTGGACGGTGCTGTCGGCACTGGCCGGGAAGGTGGAGTCGTCGGTGGCCGATGACCGTACGGTCTCGATCAGCCTGTACAAACAGCGCGGCGCGGGGCCAGGCCCGGCGTGA
- a CDS encoding sensor histidine kinase, whose translation MNDLVRQHTALSDSDLEWLHLLVSEWQLLSDLSFADLVLWVPTLDGTRYVSVAQMRPNTGPTSYQDDMVGHLVPRGRRPLLDAALDEGRIVREGDPEWREEVPVRVESIPVRREGRVLGVIARNTNLLTVRTPSRLELTYLQSASDLAQMIAAGTFPFPGEQVDMDSSPRAGDGLVRLDAEGTVQYASPNALSAYHRLGLAADLVGQHLGQITAELAPSRGPVDEALVKLASGYAPREFEVEGSGGVIQLRAIPLSPKGTRIGSLVLLRDVTELRRRERELITKDATIREIHHRVKNNLQTVAALLRLQARRMDSEGGREALNEAVRRVGSIAIVHETLSQNLDERVEFDEIADRVIAMVAEISPGKVTCRRNGRFGILDAEVATPLSMVLTEILQNALEHAFTQGEQGTVEVTAVRGEPRLDARLLITVQDDGCGLPEGFDPQRAGNLGLQIVRTLVEGELGGSFDMVPGTERGTKVILDVPVKPQK comes from the coding sequence ATGAACGACCTCGTGCGCCAGCACACAGCCCTGAGCGACTCCGACCTCGAGTGGCTCCACCTGCTGGTGTCGGAGTGGCAGCTGCTCTCCGACCTCTCCTTCGCCGACCTCGTCCTGTGGGTTCCGACCCTCGACGGCACGCGATACGTCTCCGTCGCCCAGATGCGGCCCAACACCGGCCCCACCTCCTACCAGGACGACATGGTCGGCCATCTGGTGCCGCGTGGCCGTCGCCCCCTGCTCGACGCCGCCCTCGACGAGGGCCGGATCGTCCGCGAGGGCGACCCGGAGTGGCGCGAGGAGGTCCCGGTGCGGGTCGAGTCCATCCCCGTACGCCGCGAGGGCCGGGTCCTCGGCGTCATCGCGCGCAACACCAACCTGCTCACCGTCCGCACCCCCTCCCGGCTGGAGCTCACCTACCTCCAGTCCGCCTCCGACCTCGCCCAGATGATCGCGGCCGGAACGTTTCCCTTCCCCGGCGAGCAGGTCGACATGGACTCCTCGCCCCGGGCCGGCGACGGCCTCGTCCGCCTGGACGCGGAAGGCACCGTCCAGTACGCCTCGCCCAACGCCCTCTCCGCCTACCACCGGCTCGGGCTCGCCGCCGACCTCGTCGGCCAGCACCTCGGCCAGATCACGGCCGAGCTCGCCCCCTCCCGCGGTCCCGTGGACGAGGCCCTGGTCAAGCTGGCCTCGGGGTACGCGCCGCGCGAGTTCGAGGTCGAGGGCAGCGGCGGGGTGATCCAGCTGCGGGCGATCCCGCTCAGCCCCAAGGGCACCCGGATCGGTTCGCTCGTCCTGCTCCGCGACGTCACCGAACTGCGTCGCCGCGAGCGCGAGTTGATCACCAAGGACGCCACCATCCGGGAGATCCACCACCGGGTGAAGAACAACCTCCAGACGGTGGCCGCCCTGTTGCGCCTCCAGGCCCGCCGGATGGACTCGGAGGGTGGCCGCGAGGCGCTCAACGAGGCCGTGCGGAGGGTCGGTTCGATCGCCATCGTCCATGAGACGCTGTCCCAGAATCTGGACGAGCGGGTCGAGTTCGACGAGATCGCCGACCGGGTGATCGCGATGGTCGCCGAGATCTCCCCGGGCAAGGTCACCTGCCGGCGCAACGGCCGCTTCGGCATTCTGGACGCCGAGGTCGCGACCCCGCTCTCGATGGTCCTCACGGAGATCCTCCAGAACGCCCTGGAACACGCGTTCACCCAGGGTGAGCAGGGCACGGTCGAGGTCACCGCCGTCCGTGGCGAGCCCCGTCTCGACGCCCGGCTCCTGATCACGGTCCAGGACGACGGCTGCGGCCTCCCCGAGGGCTTCGACCCGCAGCGGGCCGGAAACCTCGGCCTGCAGATCGTACGGACGCTGGTGGAGGGGGAGTTGGGCGGAAGCTTCGACATGGTCCCCGGTACCGAGCGCGGTACGAAGGTCATCCTCGACGTCCCCGTGAAGCCGCAGAAGTAA